The following are encoded in a window of Roseivirga misakiensis genomic DNA:
- a CDS encoding SOS response-associated peptidase has translation MPINFSIAAKVQTISENFSVESSELYQPTYNAQPSDLLPVITSENPEGLSYFYWGINPSFTKKKGVATKLLYAPVEDILTKPSLKKSLQLQRCVILADSFYDWKEIAKKERVPYRFHLADNKPFGIAGLWHTFESDNDETIHTFMMITTPASHEVKKVSERMPAILNEDFMVEWLNDSHTAESIISIIKPFEEEHIFQHPVNPKLSDPAFNNPDLWKKVPPANQFGNLTLFN, from the coding sequence ATGCCGATCAACTTCTCAATAGCTGCAAAAGTTCAAACGATTAGTGAAAATTTCTCTGTTGAATCTTCTGAGTTATATCAACCAACCTACAATGCACAACCGAGTGATCTGCTACCCGTAATTACCAGCGAAAACCCCGAGGGGTTATCCTACTTTTATTGGGGAATCAATCCGTCGTTCACAAAGAAGAAAGGGGTTGCCACTAAACTACTTTATGCCCCTGTCGAGGATATTTTGACAAAACCCAGTTTAAAAAAATCACTCCAGTTACAGCGCTGTGTTATCTTAGCCGATAGTTTTTACGATTGGAAAGAAATTGCTAAGAAAGAAAGAGTGCCCTATCGGTTCCACCTTGCTGACAATAAACCTTTTGGTATTGCGGGACTATGGCATACGTTCGAATCGGATAACGATGAGACGATTCACACTTTCATGATGATTACCACACCAGCTTCGCACGAAGTGAAGAAGGTATCTGAAAGAATGCCCGCTATCTTAAATGAGGACTTTATGGTAGAGTGGTTAAATGACTCCCACACTGCGGAGAGTATTATTTCGATCATCAAACCGTTCGAAGAAGAACATATATTTCAGCACCCTGTTAACCCGAAACTTTCCGACCCAGCATTCAACAATCCAGATTTATGGAAAAAGGTGCCACCAGCTAATCAATTCGGAAATTTAACGCTGTTCAATTAG
- a CDS encoding transketolase family protein, whose product MTKFTYTDKKDTRSGFGAGLAELGRTNPDVVALCADLVGSLKMQEFIKENPDRFFQVGIAEANMMGLAAGMTIGGKIPFTGTFANFSTGRVYDQIRQSIAYSDKNVKICASHAGLTLGEDGATHQILEDIGMMKMLPNMTVINPCDFNQTKAATIAIADHHGPVYLRFGRPAVPIFTPADQKFEIGKALHLIEGSDVTVFATGHLVWEAIEAEAVLAQEGISVEVINIHTIKPLDTEAILASVAKTGCVVTAEEHQMNGGLGDSVAQTLALNHPAPLEMVAVNDSFGESGKPAELMTKYGIDADNIVKAVRRVIARK is encoded by the coding sequence ATGACAAAATTTACTTATACAGATAAAAAGGATACGCGTTCTGGTTTTGGTGCTGGTTTGGCCGAACTCGGCAGAACAAACCCCGATGTTGTAGCGCTGTGCGCTGATTTAGTCGGTTCTTTGAAGATGCAAGAGTTTATCAAAGAGAATCCAGATCGATTTTTCCAAGTTGGAATCGCTGAAGCCAATATGATGGGCTTAGCTGCGGGTATGACTATCGGAGGTAAAATTCCTTTTACAGGAACTTTCGCCAACTTTTCCACAGGAAGAGTTTATGATCAAATCAGGCAATCTATCGCATATTCTGATAAAAATGTGAAAATCTGTGCATCTCATGCTGGTTTAACACTCGGTGAAGATGGCGCAACGCATCAAATTCTTGAAGACATTGGAATGATGAAAATGTTGCCCAATATGACCGTGATCAACCCTTGTGATTTCAATCAAACTAAAGCAGCAACCATCGCTATTGCTGATCATCATGGGCCAGTTTATTTAAGATTCGGAAGGCCTGCCGTTCCAATATTTACTCCAGCTGATCAGAAGTTCGAAATTGGTAAAGCACTACATCTAATTGAAGGTTCAGATGTAACAGTTTTCGCTACGGGTCACTTGGTATGGGAGGCTATTGAAGCAGAAGCGGTATTGGCTCAAGAAGGTATAAGCGTAGAAGTCATCAATATTCATACAATTAAACCTCTTGATACAGAAGCAATTTTAGCCTCAGTTGCTAAAACTGGTTGTGTGGTCACCGCAGAAGAACACCAAATGAACGGTGGCCTTGGAGATAGTGTAGCACAAACACTTGCGCTAAATCATCCTGCACCATTGGAAATGGTTGCTGTCAACGATTCTTTCGGCGAAAGTGGAAAGCCAGCTGAACTCATGACTAAGTATGGAATAGACGCTGATAACATTGTGAAAGCTGTCAGAAGAGTGATCGCTCGGAAGTAA
- the hslV gene encoding ATP-dependent protease subunit HslV, which translates to MTKIRSTTVLAVRHNGSVSIGADGQATMGNTVAKSNVKKIRKLQDGKIVTGFAGSTADAFTLLERFDEKLKAYGGNMKRAAIELAKDWRMDRYLRKLESMLIVADKEDILILSGTGDVLEPDNGIAAIGSGSMYAQAAAQALTKHAGHLESQKIVEDSLNIAADICIYTNHNLIVERIS; encoded by the coding sequence ATGACGAAAATAAGATCGACTACCGTGCTAGCGGTTAGACATAATGGTTCAGTTTCAATTGGAGCCGACGGACAAGCAACGATGGGAAACACTGTGGCTAAAAGCAATGTGAAGAAAATCAGAAAGTTACAAGATGGAAAGATTGTTACTGGATTTGCAGGTTCTACTGCCGATGCTTTCACTTTACTGGAAAGATTCGATGAGAAGCTCAAGGCTTATGGCGGGAATATGAAACGAGCTGCGATCGAATTGGCGAAAGATTGGCGTATGGACCGATACTTAAGAAAGTTAGAGTCCATGTTGATCGTGGCTGACAAAGAAGATATTCTAATCCTTTCAGGCACTGGCGATGTGTTGGAACCTGACAATGGCATAGCGGCAATTGGCTCGGGGAGTATGTATGCGCAAGCGGCAGCTCAGGCACTAACAAAGCATGCCGGACATCTTGAAAGTCAAAAAATTGTCGAAGACAGCTTAAATATTGCTGCTGACATCTGTATTTACACCAATCATAATTTGATAGTCGAGAGAATTTCGTAA
- a CDS encoding transketolase, which yields MSKPTTAELERIASQVRRDIVRMVHGASSGHPGGSLGCTDFLVALYFYAMKRKEGFDPNGIDEDLFFLSNGHISPVWYSVLARSGYFETSELATFRQIDSRVQGHPATEEGLPGIRIASGSLGQGLSVACGAAQVKKLNGESTLVYALMGDGELEEGQVWEAAMYAAHHKIDNIIATVDYNGQQIDGPTDEVMSLGDLKAKWEAFGWTVIESQGNDMASIVKSLDEAKELTGQGKPILNLMTTEMGFGIDFMVGTHKWHGIAPNDEQLADALSQLEETLGDY from the coding sequence GTGAGTAAACCAACAACAGCAGAACTAGAACGTATCGCTTCGCAAGTGAGAAGAGATATTGTTCGTATGGTCCATGGTGCTAGTTCGGGTCACCCCGGCGGATCATTAGGATGCACAGACTTTTTAGTAGCACTGTATTTTTATGCCATGAAAAGAAAAGAAGGTTTCGACCCAAATGGGATCGACGAAGACCTTTTCTTCTTATCTAACGGACATATTTCACCAGTTTGGTACAGTGTTTTGGCAAGGTCGGGTTACTTCGAAACTTCGGAGTTAGCTACGTTCAGACAAATTGATTCTAGAGTTCAAGGACACCCTGCTACTGAAGAAGGTTTACCAGGAATTAGAATTGCATCAGGTTCGCTAGGCCAGGGTTTATCCGTGGCCTGCGGTGCTGCTCAAGTAAAAAAACTAAATGGCGAAAGCACTTTAGTTTATGCGCTTATGGGCGACGGTGAACTTGAGGAAGGGCAAGTTTGGGAAGCTGCCATGTATGCGGCACATCACAAAATAGACAACATTATAGCCACGGTAGACTACAACGGCCAGCAGATTGATGGCCCTACTGATGAGGTAATGTCCCTTGGAGACTTAAAAGCTAAGTGGGAAGCCTTCGGTTGGACTGTCATTGAAAGTCAAGGAAACGATATGGCTTCAATTGTCAAGAGTTTAGACGAGGCCAAGGAATTGACAGGTCAAGGTAAGCCGATCTTAAACTTGATGACCACCGAAATGGGCTTTGGCATTGACTTTATGGTGGGCACGCACAAATGGCATGGAATTGCACCAAATGACGAGCAACTCGCTGACGCTTTGAGCCAATTGGAAGAAACTTTGGGAGATTACTAA
- a CDS encoding DUF6503 family protein, with protein sequence MKNYNLFCVLLVSLIALESCGDSTKTLTVDDIIQKAVARHGGENYDNMEVEFDFRSRHFRAKISDGQYVYERTFRSKDGMVKDVWSNKKFKRMIDQEEIQLNRENMRSYKTATNSVIYFALLPFNLDDPVVNRQLMRSVKIKDKEYYKVEVTYGENGGGEDFEDVYIYWINKDEFTIDYLAYSFNINGGGVRFREAYNAREIEGIRFQDYMNYSIDKDFPAQELDYAFETEQLKLLSKIELENVKVRLQR encoded by the coding sequence ATGAAGAATTACAATCTTTTCTGTGTGTTACTAGTGAGTCTTATCGCTTTAGAGAGCTGTGGAGATTCTACGAAGACACTCACGGTAGATGATATAATCCAAAAAGCCGTGGCACGGCATGGCGGAGAGAATTATGATAATATGGAAGTCGAATTTGACTTTCGTAGCCGACACTTCAGAGCAAAAATCAGCGACGGTCAATATGTTTATGAGCGTACCTTCAGAAGTAAAGATGGTATGGTTAAGGATGTGTGGTCCAATAAAAAGTTCAAACGGATGATTGATCAAGAAGAGATTCAACTCAACAGGGAGAACATGCGGAGTTACAAAACAGCAACAAACTCCGTTATTTATTTTGCGCTATTGCCCTTTAATTTAGATGACCCTGTCGTTAACCGCCAGCTAATGCGCTCTGTGAAAATCAAAGACAAAGAATACTACAAAGTGGAAGTAACCTATGGTGAAAATGGTGGAGGCGAAGATTTTGAAGATGTTTACATCTACTGGATCAATAAAGATGAATTCACGATCGATTATCTAGCCTACAGTTTCAATATCAATGGTGGAGGCGTTCGTTTTAGAGAGGCTTATAATGCCAGAGAAATAGAGGGTATTAGGTTTCAGGATTATATGAACTACTCAATTGACAAAGACTTTCCTGCACAAGAACTTGATTATGCTTTTGAAACGGAGCAATTGAAACTGTTATCTAAAATCGAATTAGAGAACGTAAAAGTCAGATTACAACGCTAA
- a CDS encoding ArnT family glycosyltransferase: MIDQRPFSKSEKQLLFGGLVLLIFSFFYQLGIYPLYLEEPRRGIIALEMIFQDNFWVPTQTGDLYFRKPPVYNWVLIASYKLFGQYSEFATRFFSVLSHLILSLLTFAFVKRYLGQFRAALVSISLLVSADILVYFSTIGEIDLFYALITTTAMFAVFHFGEQRKYWQLFLIVYALTAIGFLTKGLTSLPFTAITLLVYFIQKKEFKTLLRLPHISGILVFSGLVGGYFFMYSQYQDVSGWWSTLLSESADKATKGGFLKFLNHLVAFPLETIKNILPAGLLLPVLFKKGTIAKLKSNPLVWYSVLVFSFNFLIYWFSIEAKSRYIYPLLPFLIIPIIYIATNAKEIRWAKVYKVAITVFLILFSLIAPIGFFVDGLENVDNLYVYVVVLLIIAAILWYMFLAKGVRPYIIMICLMVAVKFTFSSIVPQTRQKETGAAEDKTLGLEIAEITKGQPLHRLGDVRMSLTIVYYIEREREEPLYQSQTLKEGYYICYSDDLPKDRPYSILREFAYWGEPIYFISLD; encoded by the coding sequence ATGATTGATCAACGCCCTTTCTCCAAGTCAGAAAAACAACTGCTTTTCGGCGGTTTGGTGCTGTTGATATTCTCTTTCTTTTACCAATTAGGTATTTACCCATTATACTTAGAGGAACCACGACGGGGGATTATTGCTTTAGAAATGATTTTCCAAGACAATTTCTGGGTACCAACACAAACCGGCGATTTGTATTTCAGGAAACCACCTGTATATAATTGGGTACTTATTGCTAGCTATAAGTTATTTGGTCAGTACTCGGAGTTTGCTACTCGGTTCTTTTCGGTCCTCAGCCATTTAATCTTATCTCTTTTAACTTTTGCCTTCGTAAAGCGCTATTTAGGTCAATTTAGAGCAGCTTTAGTCTCCATAAGTTTGCTAGTATCAGCAGATATACTCGTTTATTTCAGTACAATAGGAGAGATTGATCTCTTCTACGCCTTGATTACGACTACCGCTATGTTTGCAGTTTTTCACTTTGGTGAGCAGCGCAAATATTGGCAGCTTTTTTTAATCGTATATGCGCTCACGGCCATTGGCTTTCTTACCAAAGGATTGACCTCTTTGCCATTTACGGCAATTACTCTTTTGGTCTATTTTATACAGAAAAAGGAATTCAAAACACTATTGAGGTTACCACATATTTCTGGAATCCTAGTTTTTTCTGGGCTCGTTGGTGGGTACTTTTTTATGTACAGTCAATACCAAGATGTTTCGGGTTGGTGGTCCACCTTGCTTTCGGAATCCGCTGATAAAGCGACAAAAGGTGGCTTTCTGAAGTTTTTAAACCATTTAGTGGCCTTTCCATTAGAAACGATAAAGAATATCCTTCCTGCGGGGCTCTTATTGCCAGTTCTGTTTAAAAAAGGGACGATAGCTAAACTCAAATCAAACCCATTAGTCTGGTATAGCGTACTGGTTTTCTCTTTTAACTTTTTGATTTATTGGTTTTCGATTGAGGCCAAATCGAGGTACATCTACCCATTGTTGCCATTTTTGATCATCCCGATTATTTACATCGCAACAAATGCTAAAGAAATACGCTGGGCTAAGGTTTACAAAGTTGCGATAACTGTCTTTCTTATTCTGTTTTCTCTGATAGCACCCATAGGCTTTTTTGTGGACGGTTTAGAGAACGTAGATAACCTCTATGTTTATGTAGTAGTGCTGTTGATTATAGCCGCGATTCTGTGGTATATGTTTCTGGCAAAAGGCGTCAGACCTTATATAATTATGATCTGCCTAATGGTAGCTGTAAAATTCACTTTTTCTAGCATAGTTCCACAAACACGCCAGAAAGAAACAGGCGCTGCTGAAGATAAAACTTTGGGTTTAGAGATCGCTGAGATTACCAAAGGCCAACCTCTTCATCGGCTAGGTGATGTCAGAATGTCCTTGACGATCGTATACTACATAGAAAGAGAAAGAGAAGAACCACTGTACCAATCACAAACACTCAAAGAGGGCTATTACATTTGCTATAGCGATGATTTGCCAAAGGATAGGCCATATTCTATTCTAAGAGAATTCGCTTATTGGGGTGAGCCGATCTACTTTATCTCTTTGGATTAG
- a CDS encoding response regulator, with protein sequence MTKHYSTMEAKRISNPTILIVDDSSLNARILSSWCAKWGFIADVALSGKSAIEKAYNHDYSLIILDILLPDISGFQVFEELSVYRPQMNVIFQSGISKEEFRSKIKREAFFLQKPYYPAEMKELIEFNFEKTNIKMLA encoded by the coding sequence TTGACTAAACACTATAGCACAATGGAAGCCAAAAGAATTTCTAATCCGACTATACTTATTGTTGATGACAGCAGTCTAAACGCAAGAATACTATCCTCTTGGTGTGCCAAATGGGGATTTATAGCAGATGTCGCTCTAAGCGGAAAATCGGCCATCGAAAAAGCATATAACCACGATTACAGCTTGATCATTTTAGACATTTTACTTCCAGACATTTCTGGCTTTCAAGTCTTTGAAGAACTTAGTGTTTATCGGCCACAAATGAATGTGATATTTCAGAGCGGCATCTCAAAAGAGGAATTCAGATCAAAAATCAAAAGAGAGGCTTTTTTCCTCCAAAAGCCTTATTACCCCGCTGAAATGAAAGAGTTGATAGAGTTTAATTTCGAAAAGACGAATATTAAAATGCTAGCCTAA
- a CDS encoding aspartate aminotransferase family protein codes for MDAKSIFLNHLAQTSPHPLAIAVDYASGSYIYDQSGKKYLDLISGIAVSNIGHSHPAIIKAVKEQAEKYMHVMAYGEFIQAPQNKLAKKLADLLPEVLDSSYFVNSGAEANEGALKLAKRITGRTEIVAFKKSYHGSTHGALSVSGNEVKKNAFRPLLPDVKFLEFNNPDDLVGITERTAAVIIEPIQGDAGVRIADQNYLNSLRNRCTEVGAQLIFDEIQTGFGRTGKLFAFEHYGVTPDILTIAKAFGGGMPIGAFISSKPKMNSLTHNPMLGHITTFGGHPVNCAAALANIEVIQNDRLIDRVESKGKLLEELIAHPGIKEIRRKGLMFAIEFETADLVQKIVKRCIENGVIAFWFLSCPESFRLAPPINISDEDIREGARIIHEAISTCC; via the coding sequence ATGGACGCTAAAAGTATCTTCCTAAACCATCTGGCCCAAACTTCTCCTCACCCATTGGCTATAGCGGTAGATTATGCAAGTGGCTCATATATTTACGATCAATCGGGTAAAAAATACCTTGACCTCATTTCTGGAATAGCGGTTTCTAACATCGGCCATTCCCACCCCGCTATTATCAAAGCAGTAAAGGAACAAGCAGAAAAATATATGCATGTAATGGCCTATGGAGAATTTATTCAGGCGCCACAAAACAAGCTTGCAAAAAAATTGGCGGACTTACTTCCCGAAGTTTTGGACAGTTCCTATTTCGTAAATAGTGGTGCTGAAGCCAATGAGGGTGCATTGAAATTAGCGAAACGTATTACTGGAAGAACTGAAATAGTTGCCTTCAAAAAATCTTATCATGGCAGCACACACGGAGCGCTTAGTGTTTCTGGAAACGAAGTAAAGAAGAACGCTTTTCGTCCTCTTTTACCTGATGTCAAGTTTCTTGAATTTAATAACCCAGACGATCTAGTAGGAATTACTGAAAGAACCGCTGCAGTGATCATTGAACCCATACAAGGAGATGCTGGTGTTAGAATTGCCGATCAAAATTATCTCAATTCACTTCGTAACAGGTGTACTGAAGTCGGTGCCCAATTAATTTTCGATGAGATTCAGACAGGCTTCGGAAGAACTGGAAAACTCTTCGCATTTGAGCATTACGGTGTCACTCCCGATATTCTCACAATAGCGAAGGCCTTTGGTGGTGGAATGCCTATTGGTGCTTTTATTAGTAGCAAACCCAAGATGAATTCTTTGACACACAATCCGATGTTAGGCCATATTACTACTTTCGGTGGACACCCTGTAAACTGTGCCGCGGCTCTTGCAAACATCGAGGTCATTCAAAACGACAGACTCATCGATCGAGTCGAGTCAAAGGGAAAACTCCTAGAAGAGCTTATCGCTCACCCGGGTATTAAAGAGATTCGCAGAAAAGGGTTAATGTTCGCGATAGAGTTTGAAACAGCGGATTTAGTCCAGAAAATTGTAAAGCGCTGTATCGAAAATGGTGTGATCGCTTTTTGGTTTCTATCTTGTCCTGAAAGTTTCAGGTTAGCGCCTCCAATTAATATATCGGATGAAGATATTCGTGAAGGAGCCAGAATTATTCATGAAGCGATTTCAACTTGTTGTTAA
- a CDS encoding pyruvate dehydrogenase complex dihydrolipoamide acetyltransferase: protein MAEIVKMPKMSDTMEEGVIAVWHKKVGDKVESGELMAEIETDKATMDYESYHDGTVLYLGATEGEAVQVDGVLAIVGDDGEDYEALLNGSASSDESAAPATEASSPAPASSEEKIDTSSINATIVRMPKMSDTMEEGVIAAWHKNVGDSVESGELVAEVETDKATMEYESYDEGTVLYLGASEGESVKVDGILAIVGEPGADYEALIKADGENEAPAEDTPATEAPAEVAPAASTPAAAPAPTEAPVQATGRVKASPLAKRLASEKGIDISLVQGTGEAGRIVKRDVESYVPAAQAPASSASASTPDAPAIQLPKVVGEESFEEVKLSQMRKVIARRLGESKFAAPHFYLTMEINMDKAIEARKSMNEVSPVKISFNDMVIKAVAVALRKHPGVNSSWLDDRIRINHHVHIGVAVAVDEGLLVPVVKFADNKPLSHISAEVKELGGKARDKKLQPNEMEGNTFTISNLGMFGIEEFTAIINPPDACIMAVGGIKQTAIVKDGALAVGNMMKVTMSCDHRVVDGAVGSAFLKDFKALLEDPVRLLV, encoded by the coding sequence ATGGCTGAAATTGTAAAAATGCCCAAAATGAGCGACACCATGGAAGAAGGTGTAATCGCTGTTTGGCATAAGAAAGTTGGAGATAAAGTAGAGTCTGGCGAATTAATGGCCGAAATAGAGACTGACAAAGCCACAATGGACTATGAGTCTTACCACGATGGCACGGTACTTTATTTAGGCGCTACCGAAGGCGAAGCTGTCCAAGTAGATGGCGTTTTGGCCATAGTTGGAGACGATGGCGAGGATTACGAAGCATTGCTCAATGGTTCAGCCTCTAGTGATGAGTCTGCCGCTCCTGCAACTGAAGCTTCAAGTCCTGCTCCAGCTTCTTCAGAAGAAAAAATAGATACGAGCAGCATTAATGCTACAATCGTAAGAATGCCCAAAATGAGCGATACCATGGAAGAAGGTGTGATCGCAGCATGGCATAAAAACGTTGGAGACTCAGTGGAGTCAGGTGAGTTGGTCGCAGAAGTGGAAACTGATAAGGCCACCATGGAATATGAGTCTTATGACGAGGGTACTGTCCTCTACCTAGGGGCTTCGGAAGGGGAGTCGGTAAAGGTTGATGGTATTCTAGCCATTGTTGGCGAGCCAGGTGCTGACTATGAAGCATTGATAAAAGCTGATGGTGAAAATGAAGCTCCTGCCGAAGATACACCGGCAACTGAGGCACCTGCCGAAGTAGCTCCTGCTGCATCAACTCCTGCTGCCGCACCAGCGCCAACGGAGGCCCCAGTACAAGCTACTGGTAGAGTGAAAGCTTCCCCGCTTGCTAAACGTTTAGCGTCCGAAAAAGGTATTGATATTAGTCTTGTTCAGGGAACTGGCGAGGCTGGTCGAATTGTCAAAAGAGATGTTGAATCTTATGTTCCAGCAGCTCAGGCACCTGCGTCAAGCGCTAGTGCCAGCACACCAGACGCACCAGCAATTCAACTGCCGAAAGTAGTTGGAGAGGAGAGCTTTGAAGAGGTGAAACTCAGTCAAATGCGTAAGGTAATCGCTAGAAGATTGGGTGAAAGTAAATTTGCTGCCCCACACTTCTACTTAACCATGGAGATAAACATGGATAAGGCAATTGAGGCAAGGAAAAGTATGAACGAGGTTTCTCCTGTAAAGATTTCTTTCAACGATATGGTGATTAAAGCCGTAGCTGTTGCTTTGAGGAAGCACCCTGGAGTTAACTCTTCTTGGTTAGATGATAGAATCAGAATCAACCATCATGTACACATTGGTGTGGCCGTAGCTGTTGACGAAGGGCTACTTGTACCAGTAGTTAAGTTTGCCGATAACAAACCACTTTCACACATTTCTGCTGAAGTGAAAGAATTGGGTGGTAAAGCGAGAGATAAGAAGCTACAACCAAACGAAATGGAGGGTAATACATTCACTATTTCTAACCTTGGTATGTTCGGAATAGAAGAATTCACCGCGATTATTAATCCACCAGATGCCTGTATTATGGCTGTTGGGGGCATTAAGCAAACTGCTATTGTTAAAGATGGAGCGCTTGCCGTTGGTAATATGATGAAGGTAACGATGTCTTGTGACCATAGGGTAGTGGATGGAGCTGTAGGTTCTGCTTTCTTGAAGGACTTTAAGGCCTTACTTGAAGATCCCGTAAGACTACTCGTTTAA
- the bcp gene encoding thioredoxin-dependent thiol peroxidase: MALSVGDQAPNFEGIDQDNNPIKLSDFSGKKLVLYFYPKDNTPGCTAQACNLRDNYDALLKAGYAIVGISSDSPKKHQNFIKKFELPFPLIADEDKSIHEQFGTWVEKSMYGRQYMGTARTTFVIDENGVISEIISKVKTKDHTAQIMAE, encoded by the coding sequence ATGGCTTTAAGTGTAGGCGATCAAGCGCCAAATTTCGAAGGAATTGATCAAGATAATAACCCAATTAAACTTTCAGATTTCAGCGGTAAAAAACTAGTACTTTACTTTTACCCAAAAGACAATACTCCTGGCTGTACAGCACAAGCGTGTAACTTAAGAGACAACTACGACGCACTTTTGAAAGCTGGGTATGCAATAGTAGGCATCAGTTCCGACTCGCCTAAAAAACACCAGAATTTCATTAAGAAATTTGAACTTCCATTTCCACTTATTGCAGACGAAGACAAGAGTATCCACGAGCAATTTGGCACTTGGGTAGAAAAATCTATGTACGGAAGGCAGTATATGGGCACGGCAAGAACTACATTTGTAATTGACGAAAACGGTGTGATATCGGAAATCATTTCAAAAGTGAAGACCAAAGATCATACAGCACAAATAATGGCTGAATAG